GAGGGCGACGCGGGCGCCTTCGAGACGCTGGTGCGCAGGCACCTGAAGGCGGCGTACGCGGTGGCGCTCGCCCAGCTCGGCGAGCCCGCGGACGCGGAAGACGCGGTGCAGGACGCGTTCGTCGCCGCGCTGAAGCGCATTGAGGAGTGCCGCTCTCCGGACCAGTTCGGCGCGTGGCTGTGCGCCATCGTGCGCAACCGCGCGCGCGACCGGCGGCGGTTCGAATCCGTTCGCGGCGCGCTGCCGCTGGACGCTGCGGCGAACACGGCGTGCGGCGACGACCCGCTGCGCGACGCGGAGGAGAGCCAGGTGCGCACGGACCTTCTGGCGGCGATGGAGGGCTTGACGCCGCTCCAGCGCGAGGTGGTGCTGCTGTACGACTGGGAGGGCTGGAGCCACAAGGAGATCGGGGCCCGGCTGGGCATCAGCAGCGGGTCCGCCCGCGTGCACCTCTTCAACGCGCGGCGGGCCCTGCGGGGCTGGCTGGCCGGGCGACACATGGAGAAGCCGTGAACATGGAAGACGAGTTCCGCGACCTCGCCCCGCTCGACCCATCGGCAAGCGAGGCGCGGTGGGAGCGGATGGTGGCGGGCATCTCCGCCGCCGCGGCGCCGGAGCTGGGCCGCCGCGCGGCGCTGCCCGAGCCGGGGCTGCTGGTGCTCCTGGCCGGCTACGTGCGCCCAGCCGTCTCCGCCGCGGCGCTGCTGGCGGCCGCCGCGA
The sequence above is a segment of the Longimicrobiaceae bacterium genome. Coding sequences within it:
- a CDS encoding sigma-70 family RNA polymerase sigma factor produces the protein MVDTDAALVGRAREGDAGAFETLVRRHLKAAYAVALAQLGEPADAEDAVQDAFVAALKRIEECRSPDQFGAWLCAIVRNRARDRRRFESVRGALPLDAAANTACGDDPLRDAEESQVRTDLLAAMEGLTPLQREVVLLYDWEGWSHKEIGARLGISSGSARVHLFNARRALRGWLAGRHMEKP